A section of the Lepus europaeus isolate LE1 chromosome 10, mLepTim1.pri, whole genome shotgun sequence genome encodes:
- the KCNMB4 gene encoding calcium-activated potassium channel subunit beta-4 isoform X2, which yields MAKLRVAYEYTEAEDKSIRLGLFLIISGVVSLFIFGFCWLSPALQDLQATAANCTVLSVQQIGEVFECTFTCGADCRGTSQYPCVQVYVNNSESNSRALLHSDEHQLLTNPKCSYIPPCKRENQKNLENVMNWQQYWKDEIGSQPFTCYFNQYQSGCTSLHSHQQWIKTRRRAPAPHAR from the exons ATGGCGAAGCTCCGGGTGGCTTACGAGTACACGGAAGCCGAGGACAAGAGCATCCGGCTCGGCTTGTTTCTCATCATCTCGGGCGTCGTGTCGCTCTTCATCTTCGGcttctgctggctcagtcccgcGCTGCAGGATCTGCAAGCCACGGCGGCCAACTGCACGGTGCTGTCGGTGCAGCAGATCGGCGAGGTGTTCGAGTGCACGTTCACCTGTGGCGCCGACTGCAGGGGCACCTCGCAGTACCCCTGCGTCCAGGTCTACGTGAACAACTCCGAGTCCAACTCCAGGGCGCTGCTGCACAGCGACGAGCACCAGCTCCTGACCAACCCCAAG TGCTCCTATATTCCTCCCTGTAAGAGAGAAAATCAGAAGAACTTGGAAAATGTCATGAATTGGCAACAGTACTGGAAAGATGAGATTGGTTCCCAGCCATTTACTTGCTATTTTAATCAATATCAAAG tggctgtaccagtttacattcccaccaacagtggattaag